Proteins encoded together in one Anaerotignum propionicum DSM 1682 window:
- a CDS encoding L-lactate permease, whose translation MMDFVMALSPLVLILVGIVVLKKPAMKVAPVGLVYIIILAFTYFSPADAVFKDTVTMVDGLLWKGIKEGTKIVMLVFSSFLLLNLMQRSGAMKQVQNTLAGVTDDRRAQLIIVGLMVPIFLEGAAGAGSPAAIAAPFLVGLGFDPIVAIVVALLGDATPCSWGGAGLTTITGGSYLVEQGISTASLNSAMVGRIHMFGVFVIPFLIVMIAFGKKGFKGIIPYLLFAGISTGLIMFGLSNFIGPEITSLGTGLLSIVCSIIYLKLVKIKTPEEFRYKGENGFSGKENTELRRYSSFHALSPYLVLVVLLPVVRYTVPFSILTTFGYIVWVDVVVFLCACIGCVILGVSAEGFFDTMKQTIMRVVPVLVTMGSLLTVSYIMQNSQTGMIQLIASTIANTAGPLYPAAAVAIGSAGSFITGTGLGSNIMFAPMHLNAANMLGLNPITVFAGQNAGGSLGNLICPNNVVAACATVGVIGKEGEVLKRTMAAFAVILTIYMTLSMIYTHILFSGFGL comes from the coding sequence ATGATGGATTTTGTAATGGCACTTAGCCCCTTGGTATTAATTTTGGTGGGAATAGTTGTTCTGAAAAAACCTGCAATGAAGGTCGCACCGGTAGGGCTAGTGTATATTATTATTCTTGCTTTTACATATTTTAGCCCCGCAGATGCAGTGTTTAAAGATACCGTCACCATGGTAGATGGGCTGTTATGGAAGGGTATCAAGGAAGGTACAAAAATTGTTATGCTGGTTTTCTCTTCCTTTTTGCTGCTAAACCTGATGCAACGCTCAGGCGCCATGAAGCAAGTGCAAAATACTTTGGCAGGGGTTACCGATGACCGTAGAGCACAGCTGATTATTGTTGGGCTTATGGTGCCTATCTTTTTAGAGGGTGCTGCCGGAGCAGGTTCCCCAGCGGCAATCGCTGCTCCGTTTTTGGTTGGTCTGGGTTTTGATCCAATTGTTGCCATTGTGGTTGCACTGTTGGGGGATGCCACACCATGTTCATGGGGGGGAGCAGGTCTTACCACCATCACTGGAGGCTCTTATTTGGTGGAGCAGGGTATTAGTACAGCTTCCCTAAATTCTGCCATGGTTGGTAGAATTCATATGTTTGGTGTTTTTGTGATTCCATTTTTGATTGTAATGATTGCTTTTGGGAAAAAAGGCTTTAAAGGAATTATACCTTATTTATTATTTGCAGGAATCAGCACAGGACTCATTATGTTTGGCCTTTCAAACTTTATCGGGCCTGAAATCACCAGTCTTGGAACAGGCTTACTGTCTATTGTATGTTCAATTATTTATTTAAAGCTGGTAAAAATCAAAACCCCTGAGGAGTTTCGTTATAAAGGAGAAAATGGTTTTAGCGGCAAAGAAAATACGGAGTTGCGCCGTTATTCTTCTTTCCACGCATTGTCTCCTTATTTGGTATTGGTAGTATTACTCCCCGTGGTACGCTATACGGTACCTTTCTCGATTTTGACGACTTTCGGATACATTGTTTGGGTTGACGTTGTGGTGTTTTTGTGTGCCTGCATAGGTTGCGTCATTTTGGGTGTCAGTGCAGAAGGTTTCTTCGATACCATGAAGCAGACGATCATGCGTGTGGTTCCTGTATTGGTTACCATGGGTTCCTTATTGACGGTTTCTTACATTATGCAAAATAGCCAAACCGGCATGATACAGTTAATTGCTTCCACCATTGCCAATACAGCAGGCCCCTTGTATCCTGCGGCGGCAGTTGCCATTGGTTCCGCAGGCTCCTTTATTACAGGCACAGGCCTTGGCTCCAATATTATGTTTGCACCTATGCATTTAAATGCGGCAAACATGCTGGGATTAAATCCCATTACAGTTTTTGCGGGGCAGAATGCGGGAGGCTCATTGGGGAATTTAATTTGTCCCAATAACGTTGTTGCTGCATGTGCAACGGTAGGGGTGATTGGCAAAGAAGGGGAAGTTTTGAAACGAACCATGGCAGCATTTGCCGTCATTTTAACGATTTATATGACGTTGAGTATGATATATACACATAT
- a CDS encoding HD-GYP domain-containing protein: MAANERRAILVVDDVEVNRVILREIFQDKYTILEAENGIEALEVIDAHGEILAAVVLDIIMPVMDGFGVLEILHERNFMEKVPVFLITAECTEESTLRGYELGVMDVIERPIIAHIVKKRIESIMELCTMRNQLNQQVQLQEIELDEKTKEIQGLNNAMIGALATAIEFRDCESGEHVKRIHDLTLFFLQKTAFGKGLKKAEIDKIATAAIMHDVGKIAIPDYILNKPGRLTAEEFLIMKTHTVRGCELLDQIPAIHHNSVYHYAYDICRHHHERWDGRGYPDGLKGDEISPWSQIVSLADVYDALTSERIYKQAYSHEKAVEMIIGGECGIFNPALMEEFLKLSREIKEMMQSQQSGCGCGKIGESQADSSRGESA; encoded by the coding sequence ATGGCGGCGAATGAAAGAAGGGCGATATTGGTAGTAGATGATGTTGAAGTAAACCGTGTAATCCTCCGTGAAATTTTTCAAGATAAGTATACAATTTTGGAGGCTGAAAACGGGATAGAGGCCCTGGAGGTTATTGATGCTCATGGGGAAATCTTAGCAGCAGTGGTGCTGGATATTATTATGCCGGTAATGGACGGTTTTGGTGTTCTGGAGATTTTGCATGAGCGAAACTTCATGGAAAAGGTGCCGGTTTTTTTGATTACGGCAGAGTGCACGGAGGAGTCTACCCTTCGTGGGTATGAATTGGGTGTTATGGACGTTATAGAACGCCCAATTATTGCCCATATTGTGAAAAAACGGATAGAAAGCATTATGGAGCTTTGTACCATGCGCAATCAATTAAACCAACAGGTACAATTGCAAGAAATAGAGTTGGATGAGAAAACGAAAGAAATTCAGGGCTTGAACAATGCAATGATTGGGGCATTGGCTACCGCTATTGAATTTCGAGATTGTGAAAGCGGAGAACATGTCAAACGAATTCATGATTTGACATTATTTTTTCTGCAAAAGACAGCCTTTGGAAAAGGTTTGAAGAAAGCGGAAATAGATAAGATTGCCACTGCGGCAATTATGCATGATGTGGGAAAAATCGCAATTCCCGACTATATTTTAAATAAGCCGGGCAGGCTTACAGCTGAGGAGTTTTTGATTATGAAAACCCATACTGTTAGAGGCTGCGAATTATTAGATCAGATTCCTGCAATTCATCATAATTCTGTTTATCATTATGCTTATGATATATGTAGGCATCATCATGAACGGTGGGATGGCAGGGGTTATCCTGATGGACTAAAGGGAGACGAAATATCACCATGGTCTCAGATTGTTTCTTTGGCGGATGTGTATGATGCATTAACCAGTGAAAGGATTTATAAACAGGCATATTCCCATGAAAAAGCGGTTGAAATGATTATAGGTGGGGAATGCGGTATCTTCAATCCTGCATTGATGGAAGAATTTTTGAAACTCTCCCGAGAAATAAAAGAGATGATGCAATCACAGCAAAGTGGGTGTGGATGTGGAAAAATTGGAGAAAGCCAAGCTGACAGTAGCAGGGGTGAATCTGCATAG
- a CDS encoding Hpt domain-containing protein — MEKLEKAKLTVAGVNLHSGMERFMNNEGLYETFLLKFPRDLNMERLRQALAEEEASLAFRVAHTLLGIAANLSMESLYEVLRPATEALREGNIALAKKLMPRVEEAYLLIIEALK; from the coding sequence GTGGAAAAATTGGAGAAAGCCAAGCTGACAGTAGCAGGGGTGAATCTGCATAGCGGCATGGAACGATTTATGAATAATGAGGGACTCTATGAGACATTTTTATTAAAATTTCCCAGGGACTTAAATATGGAAAGATTGAGACAAGCTCTAGCGGAGGAGGAAGCCTCTTTGGCTTTTCGTGTGGCCCATACATTATTAGGAATTGCTGCAAATTTATCCATGGAGTCCCTTTATGAAGTATTGCGTCCTGCTACAGAGGCTCTAAGAGAGGGAAATATAGCTTTGGCAAAAAAACTTATGCCTCGGGTTGAAGAGGCGTACCTTTTGATTATAGAAGCTTTAAAATAA
- a CDS encoding D-alanine--D-alanine ligase family protein, which produces MNRKTVIVLFGGQSSEHEVSRMSATTMINEIDSKKYQVIPVGITKEGEWLVYTGPTEHIKTGQWEKYATPAIISPDAKQKALLKIVNGHVKVIPVDVVIPALHGAWGEDGTIQGLLEMACIPYVGCGVLSSAVCMDKVFTKLIAKNAAVPQAKYIWFQKEELEDMDKLVERVEKKLGYPCFVKPANTGSSVGISKAKNKETLVNAINLAAEYDRKIIVEEAIIGREFECSVLGNEAPVVSGVGEVLPAAEFYDYDAKYNNSESRTVIPAPITAEEEKTIRKIAAKIYQAVDGSGLSRVDFFMEEETGRVLFNEINTMPGFTAISMYPMLWETAGVTKAELMDCLIELALTRDNGIRG; this is translated from the coding sequence ATGAATAGAAAAACTGTAATCGTATTATTCGGCGGACAGTCGTCAGAACACGAAGTTTCCAGAATGTCTGCAACAACGATGATTAATGAAATAGATAGTAAAAAGTATCAGGTTATCCCAGTCGGTATTACAAAAGAAGGAGAATGGCTTGTTTATACAGGCCCTACAGAGCATATCAAAACAGGCCAATGGGAGAAATATGCAACCCCCGCAATTATAAGCCCTGATGCTAAGCAAAAAGCCCTTTTGAAAATAGTAAACGGACATGTAAAGGTAATTCCTGTGGATGTGGTAATTCCAGCTCTGCATGGTGCATGGGGGGAAGACGGAACCATTCAAGGTCTCTTGGAAATGGCATGTATCCCTTATGTAGGCTGCGGTGTTTTATCCTCTGCTGTCTGCATGGATAAGGTTTTTACCAAATTAATTGCAAAAAATGCAGCAGTTCCTCAAGCGAAATACATCTGGTTTCAAAAAGAGGAGCTGGAAGATATGGATAAATTGGTGGAGCGGGTGGAAAAGAAGCTGGGCTATCCTTGCTTTGTAAAACCCGCAAATACAGGCTCATCCGTGGGCATTAGCAAGGCTAAAAACAAAGAAACCTTAGTCAATGCAATCAACTTGGCGGCAGAGTATGACCGTAAAATTATTGTGGAAGAGGCGATTATTGGCAGAGAATTTGAATGCTCTGTTCTTGGCAATGAGGCGCCTGTAGTGAGCGGTGTCGGCGAGGTGTTGCCGGCGGCAGAATTTTATGATTATGATGCGAAATATAACAATAGCGAGTCCCGTACTGTAATCCCTGCTCCTATTACAGCTGAGGAAGAGAAAACCATACGAAAGATTGCCGCAAAAATTTATCAGGCGGTAGATGGCAGCGGTTTGTCGCGGGTTGACTTTTTTATGGAGGAGGAAACAGGGCGGGTTTTGTTTAATGAAATCAACACTATGCCCGGCTTTACTGCTATTAGTATGTATCCTATGCTGTGGGAAACGGCTGGAGTAACAAAAGCAGAACTAATGGATTGCTTGATTGAATTGGCCCTCACCCGTGATAATGGAATCCGAGGCTGA
- the trxA gene encoding thioredoxin: MLQIKSDKFQKEVLESKVPVLVDFSATWCGPCKMMGPVLEQLSAEYEGKAKVFKVDIDESMDLAQKYQIMSVPNMLFFKDGKPVDAVVGVTPPTVLKQKLDSIV, translated from the coding sequence ATGTTGCAGATTAAATCAGATAAATTTCAAAAAGAAGTACTAGAGAGTAAAGTCCCGGTTTTAGTTGATTTTTCAGCTACATGGTGTGGACCTTGTAAGATGATGGGACCTGTTTTGGAACAGCTTTCTGCTGAATATGAAGGCAAGGCAAAGGTTTTTAAGGTTGATATTGACGAGTCTATGGATTTGGCACAAAAATATCAGATAATGAGCGTTCCAAATATGCTGTTTTTTAAGGATGGTAAACCTGTTGACGCTGTCGTTGGTGTAACCCCTCCAACTGTTTTGAAGCAAAAGCTGGATAGTATTGTATAA
- a CDS encoding ECF transporter S component: MENVSSKVTVTKNNKKMSTRVMVSLAMLGAISIVLVSAIHFPLIPAAAFLEYDPADIPILIGAFAFGPVAGLLLAIVVSIVQGLTVSAGSGIIGIVMHIFATGACAFVAGSIYKKNKTRKNAVLALVVGALVQTGAMVIMNMIFTPLFMNMPLEKVIPMLVPIIIPFNLLKAGINGTMTFLLYKSISHLLKGNA, from the coding sequence ATGGAAAACGTATCTTCAAAAGTAACAGTAACAAAAAACAACAAAAAAATGTCCACAAGGGTTATGGTGTCTTTGGCAATGCTAGGGGCTATCTCTATTGTGTTGGTGTCTGCAATTCACTTTCCTTTGATCCCTGCGGCGGCATTCTTGGAATATGACCCTGCCGATATCCCAATTTTAATTGGTGCTTTTGCCTTTGGTCCCGTTGCAGGCTTATTGCTTGCAATCGTTGTTTCCATAGTGCAGGGTTTAACGGTGAGTGCAGGCAGTGGGATTATAGGCATCGTAATGCATATTTTTGCAACAGGCGCATGTGCCTTCGTTGCAGGAAGCATTTATAAGAAAAATAAAACCAGAAAAAACGCAGTTCTTGCTCTAGTGGTTGGTGCTTTAGTGCAGACTGGGGCTATGGTTATCATGAACATGATATTCACACCCTTATTCATGAATATGCCTTTAGAAAAAGTTATTCCTATGCTGGTTCCTATCATCATTCCTTTTAACTTGTTAAAGGCGGGTATCAACGGCACTATGACGTTTTTATTGTATAAATCCATTTCCCATCTTTTAAAGGGTAATGCTTAA
- the murI gene encoding glutamate racemase, translating into MDKRPIGIFDSGVGGLTVVKQVMKVMPHENIVYFGDTARLPYGSKSKEAVTKFSKQNVRFLLTKEVKAIIVACNTASSNSLEELHSAFDVPIFGVVDAGVGEALRSTHNKKIGVIGTAATVRSGAYEKMICKKDGEMQVFSRACPLFVPLAEEGWTDNQVARLAAEKYLEDLLAKGIDSLVLGCTHYPLLKKCIGGIVGDEVKLVDPAKATAKQVKLFLQEKGIVNLEEKAGERTFYLSDYTDMFYSICQKALKQGYDPEIIDIEQF; encoded by the coding sequence ATGGATAAAAGACCGATTGGTATATTTGACTCGGGAGTGGGCGGATTGACAGTTGTAAAACAGGTCATGAAGGTCATGCCTCATGAAAATATCGTTTATTTTGGCGATACAGCCCGCTTACCCTATGGCAGCAAGTCAAAGGAGGCGGTGACGAAGTTTTCCAAGCAAAATGTACGCTTTTTGCTTACCAAGGAAGTAAAGGCGATTATTGTTGCCTGCAATACGGCCAGCTCCAATAGCTTGGAAGAGCTGCATAGCGCCTTCGATGTACCTATTTTTGGGGTGGTGGATGCAGGGGTGGGTGAAGCCCTTCGATCCACCCACAACAAAAAAATCGGTGTAATCGGTACGGCGGCTACAGTGCGCTCTGGGGCATATGAAAAAATGATTTGCAAAAAAGATGGGGAAATGCAGGTGTTTTCCAGAGCGTGTCCCCTGTTTGTTCCATTGGCTGAGGAAGGCTGGACGGATAACCAGGTGGCTCGATTGGCAGCGGAAAAATATTTGGAGGATTTGTTGGCAAAGGGCATCGACTCTTTGGTTTTGGGTTGCACCCATTATCCCTTGTTGAAGAAATGTATCGGTGGCATTGTGGGGGATGAAGTAAAGCTGGTTGATCCGGCAAAAGCCACGGCAAAACAAGTAAAGCTTTTTTTGCAGGAAAAGGGCATTGTAAACCTTGAGGAAAAGGCAGGTGAAAGAACCTTTTATCTGAGCGACTATACAGATATGTTTTATTCCATTTGCCAAAAGGCTCTGAAACAAGGATATGATCCGGAGATTATAGATATTGAGCAATTTTAA